A section of the Gammaproteobacteria bacterium genome encodes:
- the coaD gene encoding pantetheine-phosphate adenylyltransferase, with protein MNKIAIYPGTFDPITLGHVDIAARASELFDRVVLAVAANAGESAAFSREERVELARLALAEYRNVEVRPFDTLVTELAHRLGARFLIRGLRAVSDFDYEFQMAAMNRCLLPELETLFLMPAERFNYLSSSVVREIAGLGGDVGDFVPEAVLQALQRRLSAAARPPGKLRRSGGE; from the coding sequence GTGAACAAGATTGCTATTTACCCGGGGACCTTCGATCCGATTACCCTGGGCCATGTGGATATCGCCGCCCGCGCCTCCGAGTTGTTCGACCGGGTGGTGCTGGCCGTGGCGGCCAACGCGGGGGAGAGCGCCGCCTTTTCCCGGGAGGAGCGCGTCGAACTGGCCCGCCTGGCGCTGGCCGAGTACCGCAACGTCGAGGTGCGCCCCTTCGACACCCTGGTCACGGAACTGGCGCACCGCCTGGGGGCGCGCTTTCTGATCCGCGGCCTGCGCGCCGTGTCCGATTTCGACTACGAGTTTCAGATGGCCGCCATGAACCGCTGCCTGCTGCCGGAACTGGAGACCCTGTTCCTGATGCCCGCCGAACGCTTCAATTACCTTTCCTCCAGCGTGGTGCGCGAGATCGCCGGCCTGGGGGGGGATGTGGGCGACTTCGTGCCCGAGGCGGTGCTGCAAGCACTGCAACGGCGCCTGTCGGCGGCGGCGCGCCCGCCCGGCAAGCTGCGGCGGAGCGGAGGGGAATGA
- the rsmD gene encoding 16S rRNA (guanine(966)-N(2))-methyltransferase RsmD produces the protein MGRRGKVRIVGGCWRGRRLPVPPVAGLRPTPERVRETLFAWLQPRIEGLACLDLFAGTGALGFEAVSRGAARAVLVERDPRLCRGLREQAAAFAAGQRLRIECADALSWLSRPRREAFDLACLDPPFARRELAERCCRLLLSRGLLAEGGLLYLESSRELRLPRPLQTLRCKQAGQVRFLLARLGAAASRERPAAAAVAPAAGAGRAGAGRV, from the coding sequence GTGGGCCGCCGCGGCAAGGTGCGGATCGTTGGCGGATGCTGGCGCGGCCGGCGTCTGCCCGTGCCGCCGGTCGCGGGTCTGCGCCCCACCCCGGAGCGGGTCCGCGAAACGCTGTTCGCCTGGTTGCAGCCGCGCATCGAAGGGCTCGCGTGTCTGGATCTTTTCGCCGGCACGGGCGCGCTCGGCTTCGAGGCCGTCTCGCGCGGCGCCGCCCGGGCCGTTTTGGTGGAACGGGACCCGCGCCTGTGCCGCGGACTGCGCGAGCAAGCGGCGGCTTTCGCCGCCGGGCAGCGGTTGCGGATCGAGTGCGCCGACGCCCTGTCCTGGCTGTCGCGCCCGCGCCGGGAGGCTTTCGATTTGGCCTGCCTGGACCCGCCTTTCGCCCGCCGCGAGTTGGCGGAGCGTTGTTGCCGGCTGCTGCTGAGCCGCGGCTTGCTGGCGGAGGGCGGCCTGCTTTACCTGGAGAGCAGCCGCGAATTGCGGCTGCCGCGGCCATTGCAGACGTTGCGCTGCAAGCAGGCGGGACAGGTGCGCTTTCTGCTGGCGCGCCTCGGGGCGGCGGCGTCCCGCGAGCGCCCCGCCGCCGCGGCCGTTGCGCCTGCCGCGGGCGCGGGCAGGGCGGGGGCGGGCAGGGTGTGA
- a CDS encoding pitrilysin family protein — MRARWSLLLLLCAAAAAPAAPTVQHWRLAAGVPVYFVEARELPMVDIRLAFDAGSARDGEAKGLASLTARLLNEGAGGLDADELNRGFERHGAQFGAGVRRDFAVVSLRSLSRREALRASLENLGLLLEQADFPPAAFERERERMLVHIRQRQQSPGALADEALYAELFPGHPYASLPGGEEEAVAALRREDALAFYRRHYTAANVVAVLVGDLDRGQAEEIAAQLVERLGAGRALPELPPVAALDEARERRRDHPSTQTHILLGQVGLRISDEDRIAFFVGNHILGGGLLSRLFQEIRERRGLAYSVSSSFQALRQRGPFVIGMQTRNDQAALAAELLRAQLAEFISEGPTAEELKAAKSYLVGSFPLRVDSNGKMAEYLSWIGFYGLPPDYLQTFPRKIEKVSARQVRAAMDRYLDAQNMVTVMVGDLSADRAEPSPAP, encoded by the coding sequence ATGCGCGCTAGGTGGAGCCTCCTGCTCCTGCTGTGCGCGGCTGCGGCCGCCCCGGCCGCGCCCACCGTGCAGCACTGGCGGCTGGCCGCGGGCGTCCCCGTGTATTTCGTAGAGGCGCGCGAACTGCCCATGGTGGATATACGCCTGGCCTTCGACGCCGGCAGCGCCCGCGACGGCGAGGCCAAGGGTCTGGCCTCGCTCACGGCCCGCCTGCTGAACGAAGGCGCGGGCGGACTGGACGCGGACGAACTCAACCGCGGCTTCGAGCGGCACGGCGCGCAGTTCGGCGCCGGCGTGCGGCGGGACTTTGCCGTGGTCAGCCTGCGCAGCCTCAGTCGGCGGGAAGCGTTGCGGGCGTCGCTGGAAAACCTGGGCTTGCTCCTGGAGCAGGCCGATTTTCCGCCGGCCGCCTTCGAACGCGAGCGTGAGCGCATGCTGGTCCATATTCGCCAGCGCCAGCAATCTCCCGGCGCGCTGGCGGACGAGGCCCTGTACGCGGAACTGTTCCCCGGGCATCCCTACGCCTCCCTGCCGGGGGGGGAAGAGGAGGCCGTCGCGGCCCTGCGGCGCGAGGACGCGCTGGCCTTTTACCGGCGTCATTACACGGCCGCGAATGTCGTGGCGGTGCTGGTGGGAGACCTGGACCGCGGGCAGGCCGAGGAGATCGCCGCGCAATTGGTGGAGCGCCTGGGTGCGGGCCGCGCCCTGCCGGAACTGCCGCCGGTGGCGGCACTGGACGAAGCCCGGGAGAGACGGCGCGACCATCCCTCCACGCAGACCCATATCCTGCTCGGCCAGGTCGGGCTGCGCATCTCCGACGAGGATCGCATCGCCTTCTTCGTGGGCAACCATATCCTGGGGGGCGGGCTCCTGTCCCGGCTGTTCCAGGAGATCCGCGAGCGGCGGGGGTTGGCGTACAGCGTGTCCAGCAGCTTCCAGGCCCTGCGGCAACGGGGCCCCTTCGTGATCGGCATGCAGACGCGCAACGACCAGGCCGCGCTGGCCGCCGAACTGCTGCGCGCGCAGCTGGCCGAGTTCATAAGCGAGGGCCCCACCGCGGAGGAATTGAAGGCGGCCAAGAGCTACCTGGTGGGCAGCTTCCCGTTGCGGGTGGACAGCAACGGCAAGATGGCGGAGTACCTGTCCTGGATCGGCTTTTACGGATTGCCCCCGGACTATTTGCAGACCTTTCCCCGGAAGATCGAAAAAGTGAGCGCGCGGCAGGTGCGCGCCGCCATGGACCGGTATCTGGACGCGCAAAACATGGTCACGGTCATGGTCGGAGACCTGAGCGCGGACCGGGCCGAGCCCTCGCCGGCGCCGTAG